The following are encoded together in the Nocardioides thalensis genome:
- the nirD gene encoding nitrite reductase small subunit NirD has translation MSTTTDMNDVSAGTAYETVCRLDQIDREGGVTALVRGEAVAVFRTYDDRVFALSNYDPFGRASVLSRGIVGTKTVGEEEVPFVASPLLKQPFDLRTGACLDDPAVIVPTYEVRVDDGVVEVGPKRETIEP, from the coding sequence ATGAGCACGACGACCGACATGAACGACGTGAGCGCCGGCACGGCGTACGAGACCGTCTGCCGGCTGGACCAGATCGACCGGGAGGGCGGCGTCACCGCGCTCGTCCGCGGCGAGGCCGTCGCGGTCTTCCGGACGTACGACGACCGCGTCTTCGCGTTGTCCAACTACGACCCGTTCGGGCGGGCCTCCGTGCTCTCCCGCGGGATCGTCGGCACGAAGACGGTCGGCGAGGAGGAGGTGCCGTTCGTCGCGAGCCCGCTGCTCAAGCAGCCGTTCGACCTCCGCACCGGCGCCTGTCTCGACGACCCGGCCGTGATCGTGCCCACCTACGAGGTGCGGGTCGACGACGGAGTTGTCGAAGTGGGCCCGAAGCGCGAGACAATCGAGCCGTGA
- a CDS encoding uroporphyrinogen-III synthase produces MSDLPLSGFRIGVTAARRAEEQIALLERRGAEVVHAPALSVDPNQIDEEQLRAATEAVLRQDVDIFLATTGIGMKSWFQAAERWGLLDDLLAVLGSAEILARGPKSVGALRRFGLRELWTPESEEFEDVLGHLRGRDLTGQRIVVQEHGQSLSMAAHALRRLGAEVTTVTVYRVVTAEDVEPMFDLVEQVAERRVHAVTFTAAPAVGALMEAAASVGRRDELITAFQADVVASCVGPVTAAAFEMWGVPSVYPERSRLAAMVKQLEVELPSRATGTSLEVAGHTLLLHGDEVLLDGAEIKLSPAPYAVLQALLVNPGNVVSRRDLLAALPSGTAGSEHAVEMAVARLRAAIGTRCVQTVVKRGYRLAVAP; encoded by the coding sequence GTGAGCGACCTCCCCCTGTCCGGCTTCAGGATCGGGGTGACCGCCGCGCGTCGCGCGGAGGAGCAGATCGCGCTCCTGGAGCGACGCGGCGCCGAGGTGGTCCACGCCCCCGCGCTGTCCGTCGACCCCAACCAGATCGACGAGGAGCAGCTGAGGGCCGCCACCGAGGCGGTGCTCCGCCAGGACGTCGACATCTTCCTCGCCACCACCGGCATCGGCATGAAGTCGTGGTTCCAGGCCGCCGAGCGGTGGGGACTCCTCGACGACCTGCTCGCCGTGCTCGGCAGCGCCGAGATCCTGGCGCGAGGGCCGAAGAGCGTCGGTGCGTTGCGCCGCTTCGGCCTCCGCGAGCTCTGGACCCCCGAGTCCGAGGAGTTCGAGGACGTGCTCGGCCACCTCCGCGGCCGCGACCTCACCGGCCAGCGGATCGTGGTCCAGGAGCACGGCCAGTCGCTGTCGATGGCGGCGCACGCGCTGCGCCGCCTCGGCGCCGAGGTCACCACGGTCACGGTCTACCGCGTCGTGACGGCCGAGGACGTCGAGCCGATGTTCGACCTGGTGGAGCAGGTCGCCGAGCGGCGTGTGCACGCGGTGACGTTCACCGCGGCGCCCGCGGTCGGGGCGTTGATGGAGGCGGCCGCCTCGGTCGGTCGCCGCGACGAGCTGATCACCGCCTTCCAGGCCGACGTGGTCGCGTCGTGCGTCGGGCCCGTCACGGCCGCCGCGTTCGAGATGTGGGGCGTCCCGTCGGTCTACCCGGAGCGGTCGCGCCTGGCCGCGATGGTCAAGCAGCTCGAGGTCGAGCTCCCGTCGCGGGCGACCGGCACCTCGCTCGAGGTCGCCGGCCACACCCTGCTGCTGCACGGCGACGAGGTGCTGCTCGACGGCGCCGAGATCAAGCTGTCGCCGGCGCCGTACGCGGTGCTGCAGGCGCTGCTCGTCAACCCCGGCAACGTGGTCTCGCGCCGGGACCTGCTCGCCGCCCTGCCGTCGGGCACGGCCGGCTCCGAGCACGCCGTCGAGATGGCCGTCGCCCGGCTGCGCGCCGCGATCGGCACCCGGTGCGTGCAGACGGTCGTCAAGCGCGGCTACCGCCTGGCGGTCGCGCCCTGA
- a CDS encoding DUF305 domain-containing protein, producing MSRSRSSSPALLALASTVCALSLVLGGCTDPEAERDEPQADSSSPKVIQPGAPGEDASTVGADETVDQGGAAHDDVAFMQMMIPHHAQALAMSKLAPSRASSPEVKAMARRILAAQRPEIITMAAWLTDRGVAVPKATDDPADYDHGEHGHDTMHGMLTAAQMRELRAASGREFDRLFLTGMIQHHEGAIAMADAVATGGTDVQVTEIANDIVIGQGAEIGRMRELLRGL from the coding sequence GTGTCTCGTTCCCGCTCGTCGTCCCCTGCCCTCCTCGCCCTCGCGTCCACGGTCTGCGCCCTGTCGCTGGTGCTCGGCGGATGCACGGACCCCGAGGCAGAGCGCGACGAGCCCCAGGCGGACAGCTCGTCCCCGAAGGTCATCCAGCCCGGGGCGCCCGGCGAGGATGCCTCCACGGTCGGGGCCGACGAGACCGTCGATCAGGGCGGTGCCGCCCACGACGACGTGGCCTTCATGCAGATGATGATCCCCCACCACGCGCAGGCGCTCGCCATGTCGAAGCTCGCGCCCAGCAGGGCATCCTCGCCGGAGGTGAAGGCCATGGCCCGCCGGATCCTCGCCGCGCAGCGCCCGGAGATCATCACCATGGCCGCGTGGCTCACCGACCGCGGCGTCGCCGTACCGAAGGCCACCGACGACCCGGCCGACTACGACCACGGCGAGCACGGTCACGACACCATGCACGGCATGCTGACCGCTGCGCAGATGCGCGAACTGCGCGCAGCGAGCGGTCGCGAGTTCGACCGCCTGTTCCTGACCGGGATGATCCAGCACCACGAGGGCGCGATCGCCATGGCCGACGCCGTCGCGACCGGCGGCACCGACGTCCAGGTCACCGAGATCGCCAACGACATCGTCATCGGTCAGGGCGCCGAGATCGGCCGGATGCGGGAGCTGCTTCGGGGGCTCTGA
- a CDS encoding LVIVD repeat-containing protein — translation MAIPVPLRLRSLGVTTLGVLALGLSATLPAVAHDDDHGDKSDQNASACPPGLQKRAAERAGDNFADACLPGQDFAALDDSAATLAPGEIEKSPNIELIANIPKSGPFAPEAAFNSDLAFQGDYAFQGNYNGLAVFDITKPHKPRMVTQVLCPGSQNDISVYGDLLVLSVDSSRSNETCDNVPQSAEIKESWEGIRVFDISDPTAPEYVSAVETKCGSHTHTLAPSKDGRAVYAYVSSYAPNPKHPDCQPPHDLISVVKVPLSSPEEAAVVNEPVLFPAEGDIAGGNPAGNYSRETVGCHDLTAYAAKDVMAGACMGDGVLIDISDRENPAVTEWVRDTENFAFWHSATFNNAATKVVFTDELGGGSGPTCNPTIGQTKGADAIYDIVDGQLEFRSYFKIPRTQANTENCVAHNGSLIPVKGRDIMVQAWYQGGISVWDFTDSANPKEIAYFDRGPLSTERLIVGGSWSAYWYNGHIYSSDIQKGFDVFKVNDPRVAPALKVRMDELNVQSQTSY, via the coding sequence ATGGCGATCCCTGTCCCGCTGCGCCTGCGCAGCCTCGGCGTCACCACGCTGGGTGTGCTGGCCCTCGGACTCTCAGCAACGCTGCCCGCCGTCGCGCACGACGACGACCACGGCGACAAGAGCGACCAGAACGCGTCAGCGTGTCCGCCCGGCCTGCAGAAGCGCGCGGCCGAGCGAGCCGGTGACAACTTCGCAGACGCGTGCCTGCCCGGCCAGGACTTCGCGGCCCTCGACGACAGCGCGGCGACGCTGGCGCCGGGCGAGATCGAGAAGAGCCCCAACATCGAGCTGATCGCGAACATCCCCAAGTCGGGACCGTTCGCGCCCGAGGCGGCGTTCAACTCCGACCTCGCGTTCCAGGGCGACTACGCGTTCCAGGGCAACTACAACGGACTCGCGGTCTTCGACATCACCAAGCCGCACAAGCCGCGGATGGTCACCCAGGTGCTCTGCCCCGGCTCGCAGAACGACATCTCGGTGTACGGCGACCTGCTGGTGCTCAGCGTCGACTCCAGCCGCAGCAACGAGACGTGCGACAACGTGCCGCAGTCCGCGGAGATCAAGGAGTCGTGGGAGGGCATCCGGGTCTTCGACATCAGCGACCCGACCGCCCCGGAGTACGTCTCCGCGGTCGAGACCAAGTGTGGGTCGCACACGCACACGCTGGCCCCGTCGAAGGACGGCCGCGCCGTCTACGCGTACGTGTCGTCGTACGCGCCGAACCCGAAGCACCCCGACTGCCAGCCGCCCCACGACCTGATCAGCGTGGTGAAGGTGCCTCTGTCGTCGCCGGAGGAGGCGGCGGTCGTCAACGAGCCGGTGCTGTTCCCTGCCGAGGGCGACATCGCCGGCGGCAACCCGGCGGGCAACTACTCCCGCGAGACCGTGGGCTGCCACGACCTGACGGCCTACGCGGCCAAGGACGTCATGGCGGGTGCGTGCATGGGTGACGGCGTGCTGATCGACATCTCCGACCGCGAGAACCCCGCGGTCACCGAGTGGGTCCGCGACACCGAGAACTTCGCGTTCTGGCACTCGGCCACGTTCAACAACGCCGCCACCAAGGTCGTCTTCACCGACGAGCTCGGCGGCGGCAGTGGCCCGACCTGCAACCCGACGATCGGTCAGACCAAGGGCGCCGACGCCATCTACGACATCGTCGACGGGCAGCTGGAGTTCCGCTCCTACTTCAAGATCCCGCGGACCCAGGCCAACACCGAGAACTGCGTCGCCCACAACGGCTCGCTGATCCCGGTCAAGGGCCGCGACATCATGGTGCAGGCGTGGTACCAGGGCGGCATCTCGGTGTGGGACTTCACCGACTCCGCCAACCCGAAGGAGATCGCCTACTTCGACCGCGGTCCGCTCTCGACCGAGCGGCTGATCGTGGGTGGCTCGTGGTCGGCGTATTGGTACAACGGCCACATCTACTCCAGCGACATCCAGAAGGGCTTCGACGTGTTCAAGGTCAACGACCCGCGCGTCGCCCCCGCCCTGAAGGTGCGCATGGACGAGTTGAACGTCCAGTCGCAGACGTCGTACTGA
- a CDS encoding calcium-binding protein → MFINTATLIRSTFVAVTTTALVAAATTAAHAEEFHGGSGVDRFEGGSEDDWVYGYGSGDAFGGNDGWDHLFGHVGNDTLWGDAGNDDLYGGAGRDNLQPGYGNDIVLGARGADDVYIFADGEPDLIKCGRGTDTVHYSDLDDNDVFRSCEEWDLL, encoded by the coding sequence ATGTTCATCAACACCGCCACGCTGATCCGCAGCACCTTCGTCGCCGTCACCACGACGGCGCTCGTCGCCGCTGCCACCACCGCTGCGCACGCCGAGGAGTTCCACGGCGGGTCCGGCGTCGACCGCTTCGAGGGCGGATCCGAGGACGACTGGGTCTACGGCTATGGCAGCGGCGACGCATTCGGCGGCAACGACGGCTGGGACCACCTGTTCGGGCACGTCGGCAACGACACGCTGTGGGGCGACGCCGGCAACGACGACCTCTACGGAGGGGCGGGTCGCGACAACCTCCAGCCGGGCTACGGCAACGACATCGTGCTCGGCGCCCGCGGCGCGGACGATGTCTACATCTTCGCCGACGGTGAGCCCGACCTGATCAAGTGCGGCCGCGGCACCGACACCGTTCACTACTCGGACCTCGACGACAACGACGTGTTCCGCAGCTGCGAGGAATGGGACCTGCTCTGA
- a CDS encoding protein adenylyltransferase SelO: MTTAPPGTGLLRAQFATELEELAAPWQAEEPPAPRLLVLNEPLAEELGLDPEWLRTEAGVGLLTGNRLPPDAKPVAQAYAGHQFGGFARLGDGRALLLGELTGRDGRLHDLHLKGSGRTPFARGGDGRAAVGPMLREYVVSEAMHALGIPTTRSLAVVATGRHVQRETALPGAVLARVAGSHLRVGTFQLVRATRDDALLRRLADHAIARHHPAAAGDPEPYVALYRSVVAAQADLVARWMLVGFVHGVMNTDNMTISGETIDYGPCAFLGAFDPATVFSSIDHGGRYSYGNQPLAAEWNLARFGEALLPLLHPDLERAVAIATEVLGEFRPAYGAAWSAGMRAKLGLARADAPAADGLVDELLPLLQASHVDHTAFWRRLGSAARGESEPVRGMFLDLAAIDDWLARWRAHHPDADAMAAVNPHYVPANHLVEEALAAAVADDLAPLGRLLDAVTRPFTPRPGLERYAEPAPDDFGRYQTFCGT; the protein is encoded by the coding sequence ATGACCACCGCCCCTCCCGGCACCGGCCTCCTCCGTGCGCAGTTCGCGACCGAGCTCGAGGAGCTGGCCGCGCCCTGGCAGGCGGAGGAGCCGCCGGCGCCGCGGCTGCTGGTCCTCAACGAGCCGCTGGCCGAGGAGCTCGGCCTCGACCCGGAGTGGTTGCGGACCGAGGCCGGCGTCGGGCTGCTGACGGGCAACCGGCTCCCGCCCGACGCGAAGCCGGTGGCGCAGGCCTACGCCGGCCACCAGTTCGGCGGGTTCGCCCGGCTCGGCGACGGCCGCGCGCTCCTCCTCGGCGAGCTGACCGGTCGGGACGGCAGGCTGCACGACCTCCACCTGAAGGGCTCGGGACGGACGCCGTTCGCCCGCGGCGGCGACGGCCGGGCCGCGGTGGGCCCGATGCTCCGCGAGTACGTCGTCAGCGAGGCCATGCACGCGCTGGGCATCCCGACGACCCGCTCGCTGGCCGTGGTCGCGACCGGCCGGCACGTCCAGCGCGAGACAGCCCTCCCCGGCGCGGTGCTGGCCCGGGTCGCCGGCAGCCACCTCCGGGTGGGGACGTTCCAGCTGGTGCGGGCGACCCGCGACGACGCCCTGCTGCGCCGGCTCGCCGACCACGCGATCGCGCGCCACCACCCGGCGGCGGCCGGCGATCCGGAGCCCTACGTCGCGCTCTACCGCTCGGTGGTCGCCGCGCAGGCCGACCTCGTCGCCCGCTGGATGCTGGTCGGCTTCGTCCACGGCGTCATGAACACCGACAACATGACGATCTCCGGCGAGACGATCGACTACGGGCCGTGCGCGTTCCTGGGCGCCTTCGACCCCGCCACCGTCTTCAGCTCGATCGACCACGGCGGCCGCTACTCCTACGGCAACCAGCCGCTGGCCGCCGAGTGGAACCTGGCCAGGTTCGGCGAGGCGCTGCTCCCCCTCCTGCACCCGGACCTTGAGCGCGCGGTCGCGATCGCGACCGAGGTGCTCGGCGAGTTCCGGCCGGCGTACGGCGCCGCGTGGTCGGCGGGCATGCGCGCCAAGCTCGGGCTGGCCCGGGCGGACGCGCCGGCCGCCGACGGCCTGGTCGACGAGCTGCTGCCGCTGCTCCAGGCCAGCCACGTCGACCACACCGCGTTCTGGCGGCGCCTGGGCTCCGCCGCGCGCGGCGAGTCCGAGCCGGTGCGCGGGATGTTCCTCGACCTCGCTGCGATCGACGACTGGCTCGCCCGCTGGCGCGCACATCACCCCGACGCCGACGCCATGGCCGCGGTGAACCCGCACTACGTCCCCGCCAACCACCTGGTCGAGGAGGCGCTGGCGGCCGCCGTCGCCGACGACCTGGCCCCGCTCGGGCGGCTCCTGGACGCGGTGACACGGCCCTTCACGCCGCGGCCCGGACTGGAGCGGTACGCCGAGCCGGCACCCGACGACTTCGGGCGCTACCAGACGTTCTGCGGCACCTGA
- a CDS encoding cation acetate symporter, with amino-acid sequence MSTDSVPGVIAVLLVTAVTLGIGTWGLRFSRTTSDFFVASRTVNPRLNASAIGGEYLSAASFLGVAGLLLVGGAEMLWYPVGWTAGYLVLLVLVAAPLRRSGAYTLPDFAEARLGSAVARSACSLLVVGVGWLYLLPQFEGAGITLEATIGAPEWAGPVIVGTVVLVNVASGGMRSITFVQAFQYWLKLTALLVPAMVLLAVWWDDGRPAGTASGGWSVPVAGDGSIGLYTTYSLILATFLGTMGLPHVVVRFYTNPDGHGARRTTLVVLALLGLFYLWPPVYAGLGRIYGEELVRDNRSEVVVLELPRLMLSGAGGEILTGLVTAGAFAAFLSTASGLAIAVSGVLTQDVTPRLLPAKGAGVSAWRLSAVVAVVIPVAVSLAVPNLGVAVSVGLAFAVAASTFCPLLVLGIWWHGLTDAGAIAGLGAGGLGAGGAAVLTLAGVHPDGWIGALLAQPAAWSIPLAFAVMVVVSRLTASRAPAHARRFLVRLHTPEALEMERR; translated from the coding sequence ATGAGCACCGACTCCGTGCCCGGTGTGATCGCGGTCCTCCTGGTCACCGCGGTCACGCTCGGCATCGGCACCTGGGGGCTGCGGTTCTCCCGCACCACGAGCGACTTCTTCGTCGCGTCCCGCACCGTCAACCCGCGGCTCAACGCGTCCGCCATCGGCGGGGAGTACCTCTCCGCCGCCTCGTTCCTCGGCGTCGCCGGCCTGCTGCTCGTGGGCGGCGCGGAGATGCTCTGGTATCCCGTCGGCTGGACCGCCGGCTACCTCGTCCTGCTGGTCCTCGTCGCCGCCCCCCTGCGCCGGTCCGGCGCCTACACGCTCCCCGACTTCGCCGAGGCACGGCTCGGGTCCGCGGTGGCCCGGTCGGCGTGCTCGCTCCTCGTCGTCGGCGTCGGCTGGCTCTACCTGCTGCCTCAGTTCGAGGGCGCCGGCATCACGCTCGAGGCGACGATCGGCGCACCCGAGTGGGCGGGACCGGTCATCGTCGGCACCGTCGTGCTCGTCAACGTCGCGTCGGGAGGGATGCGGTCGATCACGTTCGTCCAGGCCTTCCAGTACTGGCTGAAGCTGACCGCGCTGCTCGTCCCCGCGATGGTGCTGCTCGCGGTCTGGTGGGACGACGGCCGGCCGGCCGGCACCGCGTCCGGCGGCTGGTCGGTCCCGGTCGCGGGCGACGGCTCGATCGGCCTCTACACGACGTACTCGCTGATCCTCGCCACGTTCCTCGGCACCATGGGGCTGCCGCACGTGGTCGTGCGGTTCTACACCAACCCCGACGGCCACGGCGCGCGCCGTACGACGCTCGTGGTGCTCGCCCTGCTCGGCCTCTTCTACCTCTGGCCGCCGGTGTACGCCGGGCTCGGCCGCATCTACGGCGAGGAGCTCGTGCGCGACAACCGGTCGGAGGTCGTGGTCCTCGAGCTGCCCCGACTGATGCTGTCGGGTGCCGGCGGAGAGATCCTGACCGGGCTGGTGACCGCCGGCGCGTTCGCGGCGTTCCTGTCGACCGCGTCGGGGCTGGCGATCGCCGTCTCCGGCGTGCTGACCCAGGACGTCACGCCGCGGCTGCTGCCCGCCAAGGGTGCGGGCGTCAGCGCATGGCGGCTGTCGGCCGTGGTCGCGGTCGTGATCCCGGTGGCGGTGTCGCTCGCGGTGCCGAACCTCGGCGTGGCGGTGTCGGTGGGTCTGGCCTTCGCGGTCGCCGCCTCGACGTTCTGCCCCCTGCTGGTGCTCGGCATCTGGTGGCACGGCCTGACCGACGCCGGCGCGATCGCCGGGCTCGGCGCGGGCGGCCTCGGCGCGGGAGGCGCCGCGGTGCTCACGCTCGCCGGGGTGCACCCCGACGGGTGGATCGGCGCGCTCCTCGCCCAGCCTGCGGCGTGGAGCATCCCGCTGGCGTTCGCGGTGATGGTGGTGGTCTCGCGGCTCACCGCGAGCAGGGCGCCCGCCCACGCCCGTCGCTTCCTCGTGCGGCTGCACACGCCGGAGGCGCTGGAGATGGAGCGGCGCTGA
- a CDS encoding LytR/AlgR family response regulator transcription factor, which produces MTGDNRPLRVLVVDDEQPALDELAYLLDRDDRVGEVIPCTSATEGLRLLREKDVDCVLLDIQMPGLNGLELAEVLGNFKEPPPVVFVTAHEEHAVEAFDLHAVDYVLKPVRAERLAEAIRRVVQGSDRRPPPADTQIAVERGGVTRFVDRGDISHVEAQGDYARLHTASGESYLVRIPLSTLEDDWRPAGFHRIHRSLLVALAHVTEVRTEAGRTSVVVAGTELPVSRRHSRELRDVLVRRARSGSS; this is translated from the coding sequence ATGACCGGCGACAACCGGCCGCTGCGGGTGCTCGTCGTCGACGACGAGCAGCCGGCGCTCGACGAGCTCGCCTACCTCCTCGACCGGGACGACCGGGTCGGCGAGGTCATCCCGTGCACGTCGGCTACAGAGGGCCTGCGGCTGCTGCGCGAGAAGGACGTCGACTGCGTGCTGCTCGACATCCAGATGCCCGGACTCAACGGGCTCGAGCTGGCCGAGGTGCTCGGCAACTTCAAGGAGCCGCCGCCCGTGGTCTTCGTGACCGCGCACGAGGAGCACGCCGTCGAGGCGTTCGACCTCCACGCCGTCGACTACGTGCTCAAGCCGGTGCGCGCGGAGCGGCTCGCGGAGGCGATCCGCCGGGTCGTCCAGGGCAGCGACCGCCGGCCGCCGCCGGCGGACACCCAGATCGCCGTCGAGCGCGGCGGCGTCACCCGCTTCGTCGACCGCGGCGACATCTCCCACGTCGAGGCGCAGGGCGACTACGCCCGGCTGCACACCGCGAGCGGCGAGTCCTACCTGGTGCGAATCCCGCTCTCCACGCTCGAGGACGACTGGCGCCCCGCCGGCTTCCATCGCATCCACCGGTCACTGCTCGTCGCGCTGGCGCACGTCACCGAGGTGCGCACCGAGGCCGGGCGCACCAGCGTGGTCGTGGCGGGCACCGAGCTGCCTGTCAGCCGGCGCCACAGCCGCGAGCTTCGCGACGTGCTCGTTCGGCGCGCGCGGAGCGGCTCGTCGTGA
- a CDS encoding sensor histidine kinase gives MVRWLRRWRPGHLGTEADRATFRALHQASLASPALREGLTTDSAERAIKHLRTLLGTPALALTDTATTLAWDGLGNHHLDQSAALAAALVSGDTAQSGTTRTVDRDQLPCSVPSCPVRTAVVSPLVVEDRVVGTVQAYATDATAGLVRATDEVAQWVSGQLELAELDASRRRLMEAEVRALRAQISPHFVYNSLGAIASFVRTDPDRARELLLEFADFTRYSFRRHGEFTTLADELRSIERYLLLEQARFGDRLRVTLNVAPEVLPVAVPFLCIQPLVENAVRHGLESAPGRSGHLRIAAFDRGHECVVEVEDDGVGEDPEVVRRALAGDKGMDSVGLGNVDSRLRATFGDDYGLVVETAPGAGTRVVVRVPKFAPGVSVGTPA, from the coding sequence ATGGTGCGCTGGCTGCGCCGGTGGCGTCCGGGCCACCTCGGGACCGAGGCCGATCGGGCGACCTTCCGCGCCCTGCACCAGGCGTCGCTCGCCTCACCGGCCCTCCGCGAGGGGCTGACCACCGACAGCGCGGAGCGGGCGATCAAGCACCTGCGCACCCTGCTCGGCACGCCCGCGCTGGCGCTCACCGACACCGCGACCACGCTCGCCTGGGACGGCCTCGGCAACCACCACCTCGACCAGTCGGCCGCGCTGGCGGCCGCCCTCGTCAGCGGTGACACGGCGCAGAGCGGCACCACCCGCACCGTCGACCGCGACCAGCTGCCGTGCTCGGTGCCGAGCTGCCCGGTGCGCACCGCCGTGGTCAGCCCGCTCGTCGTCGAGGACCGCGTCGTCGGCACGGTGCAGGCCTACGCGACCGACGCGACCGCGGGCCTGGTGCGGGCGACCGACGAGGTGGCGCAGTGGGTGTCCGGCCAGCTCGAGCTCGCCGAGCTCGACGCCAGCCGCCGGCGGCTGATGGAGGCCGAGGTCCGCGCGCTGCGGGCCCAGATCAGCCCGCACTTCGTCTACAACTCCCTCGGCGCGATCGCCAGCTTCGTCCGCACCGACCCCGACCGGGCCCGCGAGCTGCTGCTGGAGTTCGCCGACTTCACCCGCTACTCGTTCCGCCGGCACGGCGAGTTCACGACCCTCGCCGACGAGCTGCGCTCCATCGAGCGCTACCTCCTGCTCGAGCAGGCGCGTTTCGGCGACCGGCTCCGCGTCACGCTCAACGTCGCGCCCGAGGTGCTCCCGGTCGCCGTACCGTTCCTCTGCATCCAGCCGCTCGTCGAGAACGCCGTCCGCCACGGCCTCGAGTCCGCCCCCGGCCGCTCCGGCCACCTGCGGATCGCGGCGTTCGACCGCGGCCACGAGTGCGTCGTCGAGGTCGAGGACGACGGCGTCGGCGAGGACCCCGAGGTCGTACGGCGCGCGCTGGCCGGCGACAAGGGGATGGACTCCGTCGGGCTCGGAAACGTGGACTCCCGGCTGCGTGCGACCTTCGGCGACGACTACGGTCTCGTCGTGGAGACGGCACCGGGCGCGGGGACGAGGGTCGTCGTACGCGTGCCCAAGTTCGCCCCCGGCGTCTCGGTCGGGACGCCGGCATGA
- a CDS encoding class I SAM-dependent methyltransferase gives MPTDDTSPTAPTPALSFGSVVDAYERGRPGYPLDAVRWLTGDDPLSILELGAGTGKLTAALVELGHDVHATDPDPAMLDRLAQNVPVARLSQTSAEDIPAADASYDLVIAGQSYHWFDKDKALPEIARVLKRGGSLSLVWNTRDERIPWVKRFGRIIGRQDTVGGGIDDALESSPYFGPVESESFKQWQVVDRESIRHLVLSRSNVATLQPEEREAKLREVLAFYDDYGRGMDGMQLPYVVECYRAVVGIRPKTEARTPAAADPAPDGSDVEAPALDGPAAEVPYGEDTVAITEPPTDDDSGVLLIDFR, from the coding sequence ATGCCTACCGACGACACCAGCCCGACCGCACCGACCCCCGCCCTGTCCTTCGGGAGCGTGGTCGACGCCTACGAGCGCGGACGTCCGGGCTATCCGCTCGACGCCGTCCGCTGGCTGACCGGCGACGACCCGCTGTCGATCCTCGAGCTCGGCGCGGGCACCGGCAAGCTGACCGCGGCGCTCGTCGAGCTGGGCCACGACGTGCACGCCACCGATCCCGACCCGGCGATGCTCGACCGGCTCGCTCAGAACGTGCCGGTCGCCCGGCTCTCCCAGACCTCGGCCGAGGACATCCCCGCCGCCGACGCGTCCTACGACCTGGTGATCGCGGGCCAGTCCTACCACTGGTTCGACAAGGACAAGGCGCTGCCCGAGATCGCCCGCGTGCTCAAGCGCGGCGGCAGCCTCTCCCTGGTCTGGAACACCCGCGACGAGCGGATCCCGTGGGTCAAGCGCTTCGGGCGGATCATCGGCCGGCAGGACACCGTCGGCGGCGGTATCGACGATGCGCTCGAGTCGTCGCCCTACTTCGGCCCGGTCGAGTCCGAGTCGTTCAAGCAGTGGCAGGTCGTCGACCGCGAGTCGATCCGCCACCTCGTGCTGTCCCGCTCCAACGTCGCCACCCTCCAGCCGGAGGAGCGCGAGGCCAAGCTCCGCGAGGTGCTCGCCTTCTACGACGACTACGGCCGCGGCATGGACGGCATGCAGCTGCCCTACGTCGTGGAGTGCTACCGCGCCGTGGTCGGCATCCGGCCGAAGACCGAGGCCCGTACGCCGGCCGCGGCCGACCCGGCGCCCGACGGCAGCGACGTCGAGGCACCCGCCCTCGACGGCCCGGCCGCCGAGGTGCCGTACGGCGAGGACACCGTCGCGATCACCGAGCCGCCGACCGACGACGACTCCGGCGTGCTGCTCATCGACTTCCGCTGA